In Haliscomenobacter hydrossis DSM 1100, the DNA window CTACCCGCCAACGCTGAGCTCATGCGCCGGTTGATGCAACAAATGACCCAACAAATTCGGCAGGAACCTTACAAGTCGCGCTTCATGGTCAAAATTGGCGACAACCTCATCTCGGTGAACAGCCAAGACATCGACTACCTCTACAGCGAAAACAAAATTGTGTGGTTGCGCCACCAAAACGGCCGCAAATACTTGATCGATTACACCCTGGAGCAACTGGAAGACCTGCTCGATCCTACCCTGTTTTACCGCATCAACCGCAAGTACATCATCGCCATTGGTGCCATTAAATCCGTGGCGGCTTATACCAATAGCCGCCTGAAGGTATTGCTGAAAGAGCCGCCGGATAAGGAGGACATTTTGATCAGCCGGGAAAGGGTGGAAAGTTTTAAAGGCTGGATGGGAAAGTAGGGGCAGATAATGGGTGCTTTGGACGCGCCAATCTGATGCGCAAGCAAAAAAACGCCTAAAGTATCAGGGTAACTGACATTAGCTCCGTCTATACAGTAATCGCAACAAACCAAGAAAACCAATTGACAATGAGGATCTTTAGTCTGTTACTCTGCTTATTTTCCCTACATCATGGCTACGGTCAAAAATGGACCGAAACCAAACAAGGAGACATCGTGATCATCAAAAACCAGGGCGGAAAAACCCTGGGCTACACGTCAAACTCCGGCGTAAAAATCCTGACGATCCAGGGATTCGCCTTCAAAGACCTGAACAAAAACCAACAACTCGATCCATACGAAGACTGGCGTTTGCCGATGGAGAAAAGAATTCAGGATCTCGTATCCAAAATGAGCATCCAGGAAAAAGTAGGTTTCATGCTCATCAGCACCTCGCGCATGGCCGGTGATGGCGCCTTTGAACCCGGAGCACCGAGAGCTGAAATCAGCAGCGGATTCAACGAAAAAGACCAGGTCCAAACCCAAAACATGTTTTCGCGCAAACCCCTCGCCTACCCCATGCTCATGGCCGCAGGAACCACCAAGGGTGTGATGCAAAACCACCTCCGCCATTTCATTTTACGCGCCAATACTTCAGCAAAAAACATGGCTGAGTGGGCCAACAACCTACAAAGCCTGAGTGAAAGTTCCCGTTTGGGCATTCCCTCCATTGTAGCCTCCAATCCTCGCAACCACATCACCGTAGACAACTCGGTGGGTGTCAGTGTAGGCACGACCGTCTTCTCCAAATGGCCCGGAGAACTAGGCCTTGCTGCGATGCGCGACCTCAAACTGACCCGCGAATTTGCCGAAATAGCCGCCAAAGAATGGCACGCCGTCGGCCTGCGCAAAGGATACCAGTATATGGCCGATTTGGCTACCGAGCCCCGCTGGCAACGTATTGAGGGTACTTTTGGCGAAAACGCAGACTGGGTTGCAAAAATGACAACGCAAATTGTGCTGGGCTTTCAAGGAAAAAAACTGGGCGCTCAATCGGTTGCACTGACCACCAAACACTTCCCGGGCGGTGGCCCACAAGTGGATGGCCAAGACCCGCATTTTGAATGGGGGCAGGATCAACACTATCCCGGAGGCATGTTCGAATACCACTTAAAGCCGTTCAAAGCCGCCATCAAAGCGGGTACTTCTTCCATCATGCCCTACTACGCCAAACCCGTTGGCACCCAATACGAAGAAGTTGGCTTTGCGTACAGCAAGGCCATCATCCACGACTTACTGCGCGTCAAGTTGGGGTTCAAAGGCATTGTCAACTCCGATACGGGTCCTATTGACCTGATGCCTTGGGGCGTTGGCAACCTGAGCATCCCGGAGCGCTACCAGAAAGCAATTCTAGCTGGAGTAGACCTTTTTTCTGGAACGGCTGATCCTACGCTATTGCTCGAAGCGGTTCAAAAAGGGCTGGTTTCCGAGACCAGAATCAATGAGTCTATTGCCCGTTTGCTGCGCGAAAAGTTCACCCTGGAACTCTTTGAAAACCCCTACGTCGATGCTGGTGCAGCCACAGCGTTGGTAGGCAATCCCGGTTTTCAACAAAGAGGGGATCTGGCCATGCGCAAATCCATCGTGTTGCTGCGCAATGATTTGCAATTGCTGCCCCTGACCGGGCGTAAAAAGGTCTACGTGGAAACGTATTACGACAATGGCCGGGCACCGAGTCCACACAACGTCATGATGCCTGCTCAACACAATTGGCCAGTAGAGTTTGTCAAAACCAAAGAGGAAGCCGACGTAGTGGTCCTATGGTTGACTCCTGTTTATTCAGTAGGTGGTTTGTTTGGGGCAAAAAATGAACCCATCGATCTGCGTTTGTCTAAAAACCGCATCGATGTCAATTACGTCAATGCTCTGAGCAGCAGCAAACCCACCGTTTTGTGCATCAACTACACCTGCCCTTGGGTGATTGATGAGATTGATAAAGGCAATGCCAAAACCATCATTGCCACTTTTGGTACCAGCAGTGACGCTTTAATGGATGTGGTCACGGGACTGTTTAATCCGAGTGGTAAAATGCCTTTTACTACGCCCATTTCTCAAAAAGCTGCGGAAGAAAACCAGTCGGATGTGCCGGGCTATTTGAAACCTAAAGGATATGCGCTCTTCAAATTTGGAGATGGCCTCAGGTATTAATTGAACTTACGTGAGCAAGATCACCTTTGGAATTAGAAAATTCGCTTTATTTGCTCATCAGTTCAACAACCACAATTATATGAGTGCTAAAAAAACGCTTAAAGAAGAGGCCCTATACTACCACGCCAAAGGCCGCCCGGGCAAAATTGAGGTAATCCCCACCAAAGAAACGGCCACCCAACGCGATTTAACACTTGCTTATTCTCCGGGGGTTGCCGATCCCTGCCTCGAAATTGCCGCCAATCCCGAAGACGTCTACAAATACACCGCCAAAGGCAACCTGGTTGCGGTAATTTCCAACGGCACCGCAGTATTGGGGCTGGGTGACATTGGTCCCGCAGCCGGCAAACCCGTGATGGAAGGCAAAGGATTGTTGTTCAAAATATATGCCGATATCGACGTTTTTGACCTGGAACTCGACACCAAAAATGTGGACGAATTTGTCCGCACGGTCAAAATTCTCGAACCCACCTTCGGCGGGGTAAACCTGGAAGACATTTCTGCTCCGGAGTGTTTTGAAATCGAAGAAAGGTTGAAAGCGGAATTGAACATTCCGGTGATGCACGATGACCAGCACGGCACCGCGATCATTAGCGCCGCAGCCTTGCTCAATGCCCTCGAAATCGTCAACAAAGACATTGCCAAGGCCAAAATCGTGGTCAATGGTGCGGGTGCTTCGGCCATTTCCTGCTCAAAATTGTACCACAGTTTGGGTGCAAAGAAGGAAAATATTTTTATGTTCGACTCCAAGGGTCTGATCCACCCCAGTCGCACCAATTTGGATGGCAAAAAAATCGAATTCGCCAACAACAATGCGCCAGCAGAAACCACCCTGACTGAGGCGCTAACCGGTGCCGACGTGTTCATTGGTTTGTCAAAAGGCGACGTCTTGAAACAGGATATGGTCAAAGTAATGGCCAAAGACTGCATCGTTTTTGCCATGGCTAACCCCACGCCAGAAATTGCCTACGACGAAGCGATGGCCGCTCGAAAAGACATCATCTTCGCCACGGGTCGCAGCGATTACCCCAATCAGGTGAACAACGTTTTGGGGTTCCCCTACATCTTCCGCGGTGCCCTGGATGTGCGTTCAAAAGTGATCAATGAGGAGATGAAACTGGCTGCCGTACGGGCTTTAGCTGATCTGGCCAAAAAACCCGTTCCCGACATTGTCAACATGGCTTATGGCAAAGACAACCTGATTTTTGGCCGCGAATACATCATCCCCAAACCCGTCGATCCTCGTTTGTTGACCACCGTAGCGCCAGCGGTGGCCCGAGCGGCGATGGAAACGGGTGTGGCCAAATTCCCGATCCTCGACTGGGATGCTTACGAAACGCAGTTGTCCAAACGCCTGGGCCTGGACAATACGCTGACCAAAGCCATCACCAACAAAGCAAGACAAAATCCCAAACGGGTCGTATTGGCTGATGCCGAAAACCTGGCCGTACTGAAAGCAGCCCAGCAGGTACGCCAGGAAAACATTGCCACGCCCATCCTGCTGGGCAATGTCAAAAGAATCAAACAACTGATTCTCGACAACCATTTGGATCTGGCACAGGTCGAAATCATCGACCCCATGTCGCCACAAAACGCAGAAGAAAAAGCCCGCCTGGAAAGGTATGGTGACATGCTTTTTGAAAAACGCAAGCGCAAGGGGTTCAACAAAACCGAAGCCCACGACATCATGCGCCGCCGCACGTATTACGCCTGTATGATGGTGGAATCGGGTGAAGCCGATGCCATGATTGGGGGGATGACGCGCAATTATCCCGATACCCTGCGTCCGGCGCTTCATGCCGTTGGCCGCCAGGAAGGGGTGAAAAAAGTGGCGGGTATGTACATCCTGATGAGCCGTTTTGGGCCATTGTTTTTGGCCGACACCACCGTAAATTTTAATCCAACTGCGGAAGAGATTGTTGAAATCGCCGAATTGGTGGCCAAGGAGGTGGAAAAATTCAACATCAAACCCCGCATTGCGCTGTTGACTTATTCCAACTTCGGTAGTGCCGATGGTGAAGATGCCATCAAAATGCGCAAGGCGGTGGAGATGCTGAAGGCCAAACATCCAAAAATGATTGTAGATGGGGAAATGCAGGCGCATTTGCCTTTTGATACCGAATTGTTGCGGGAAAACCATCCCTTCTGTGATTTGGGCAAGGAGGGTGCCAACATCCTGTTGTTTCCCAATTTATCGGCATCGAATATCGCTTACAACCTGGTCAAAGAAGTAGCCGCCATTGAAAAAATTGGCCCGGTGCTATTGGGTTTGAAAAAACCGGTGCACGTGTTGCAATTGGGGAGTACGACGCGGGAAATTGCCAATATGATCGCCATTTCGGTGGTCGAAGCACAAATGATCAAATAAGTAGTGGTCAGAAGTAATTCAAAAAAATAGCACAAAGGACACCAAGGAAAGCACAAGGTGCACAAAGAAGCACTCGTCTTTGTGCACCTTGTGCTTTCCTTGGTGTCCTTTGTGCTAAAAAAGTGTCGCTTTGGCTGCGTATAAAAATCGTACTGCCGCGTTTGGATTGAAATTGCATATTCTTCACAGGATAACGAATAGCTGATCAGCGTGTTGGTGGGTAATCCGGGTTGATCTTTGGGGGTGGCGTGGCTCCAGTAATTTCGGGGATCGTGGCGGAGAATTTCGGGATTCAGCAAATCCTATACGTGGCCCTGGTTGGGGTGCTGTTTGCCATTGTTTGTGCTTTCTTTTTGGTGGAAACGGCACCGGGGAAGGGGAAGTGATATATTCTTTTTCAGCGCAGCGCAAGCTTATCCATTACTCCGTGAGCACTCGTCGATCTTTTTTCGCCGCCGCTGGCGGCAGCTCGACGGTCGCACTTACCCCGAGCCTACGTCATCTGAGCATCACACAACGCTCAAAGTGATATAAGGTCTTGAGCCCTTGATCGTCGAGCCCGCTCGCGACAGCGAGCAACAAGGGGTCGAGCACTCACGTAGTGATCTGTAAAATGCCCAAGAACGCGCTGCCTGCTGAGCGCCGGGCCATTTGCGGGCATTTTTAGCTCACCGAAAAGCCGGAAGGGTCTATTCAGTAGCTATAGGGCCAAACGAAAACCCAAACCGTTGCTGCGGAACGTGGGCACATCCCGGTGGCGAAAGGACACCCGGCAGCGCCCAGCGTAGAAGCCCCAACCACCGCCACGATATATACGGTAAGAGCCTAAAGCAGCACCAGTCGGATTCGTCTGAGCCCTCCTGGAATAGTTTTCTCCATACCTATCCTGACACCATTCCCATACGTTGCCACTCATATCGTACAAGCCCAGTTCATTTGCTTTTTTTTGTGCCACTAGATGGGTTTTACTATCCGAGTTCTCCGTAAACCAGGCTACTTCAATGAGCAAGTTGCCACCCGCATATTTGTAGCCCCGGCTCTGATTTCCACCTCTGGCAGCATATTCCCATTCGGCTTCGGTAGGCAGGCGATACTGTTTACCCGTTTTGCTGTTGAGTTTACGAAGAAATTCTTGAACATCATTCCAACTCACTCGCTCTACGGGGCATTGGTCACAGCCTTTAAAATCCAATTCAGGCGGATCGCTCCCCATTACTGCCCGCCATTGCGCCTGCGTCACTTCGTGTTTGCCAATGGAAAAATCATTCACGGTGACCTGGTGGCTTGGTTTTTCATCGCCCTCACAATCGCTACCTTGTTCAGTGGTGCAGCCCATGGTAAAAGTCCCTCCTTTTACCCTGATCAAGCCATATTCATCTTCCTCCGCTGCATTTTCTACCACGGGTTGGTTTTGGGTGCTGGGGTTGATCGGCGGAGTGCTCGCTCCCAGCCCTTGCAAGCCAAAGTAGCTGTACTGTCCACCTCCGCTGAGCAATTTCTGAATCTGCGTCAATTTCAGCGCGGTAGAACTACCCATATCATCTTTGGTGATCATGCCCACGATGCCCCTTGCGGTGATCAGTGGCGCACCAGAAGTGCCGGGGCGGATGGTGCCAATTGCAAAATTCAGCTCGGGATCATTGTCCTGAAAGATGTTGCCGTCCAGGCCGGGGTCCACCCAGTTGGGTTCATTGCCATGCTGGCCAATGAAGCGCACTTTTTGGTAGATGCGGGGCTGTAGGTCGGCGCAGTCGCGCCGCCAGTTGGTCAAAGCAGCGGGTTTGGCCAATTCCAGCAGCGCCAGGTCTTCCTTGTCCCAGTGGTAAACAAAACTGGCTTCGTACCAGCGTAAGTCGGTATAAAACTTGAGGCGAATCGACCGGGCATTTTTATCCTTATCCACTCCTCGCACCACGTGCGCGGCCGTGACTACATAAAGCAGGTTGTTTTGCTCGCCGACGATAAAGCCAAAACCTTTTTCGTCGCCATCTTCTTCAAAGTTGGCACGGATGGCGATCACATTTTTTTTGAGGCTTTCGGTCAGCAGGGTTAGGGCGTCGTTTTGGGCGCTGGCTTTATTGACCCAGAGGAAAATTATACAAGCCAGGCTAGTAACAAAGGTGAGCGTAGGGTTGTTTTGCATCATTTGTAGCAGCTTAACATAGTTGAACTGCTCAAAAATATTTATTTTAGAGCAAATTGTGTGGATGGTTTTGAAATTGTGACTGTAACCTATTTTAGGATGTACCTTATATACGTAATTATACTTAGGCTGCCACTAACACTGGATGATTCAATTTAATTACCGCAACCGCAAACAAGCTTGTACATCCTCCAATTCAATCTCTAATTCCTCAACGACTTGTTCTTGAGTAAGACCATTCGCAAGCAATTCCAATACATCCGTGACTCGAATACGCATGCCTCGAATACACGGTTTGCCACCGCACTGTTCAGGATTGATTGTAATACGCTCAAGCATAGCTGCTTTTTTTACAAACTTAGACATTATTGATTAATGTAGCAAGAGTAAGTTTCTGAAGGCTTCTATACCTTAATCCATACCAACATCAACCTTGACCGAAGTGTCAAATTGCTTATCTTTGTACGAGATTTTGTGCATTTACCGAAAAAACTGGAGAACGAATTTCTACAAACTCAATTCTCATTAGCCTTTCCAAACGAAGTAAAAATGATCATTAGCCAAGGAACAAAGGATTTTGCAGCAGGTTTTTACGAACGAGCTTTTGGGTACAATCCTGCACAATTGTTGGCAGAAGAGCAGGCTAAATTGGCCAAGGAGCGCCAAAAGGCGGAAGAAGAACGCCAAAAAGCAGAAGAAGAGCACCTTCTACTCCAAGCAGCGCTTCAACGGGAGGAAGAAGAACGCCAAAAACTCCAGAACACCATCCTCAATCTACATCAACTCGTCAAAATGAACCCGCCTGAAATTGCGGTAATTGTGGGCATGACGATTGAAGAAGTTGAAGCTTTAATCACCTTACATGGGGACAAAAGTGGGGAATAAAGCCTAGTATACTACAGGAGTTGAACACTCTAAACCTTGCCCAATGCTGAACTTACTTCGCTCAACAAGCCCGCAAACTCCCCCGCCAAATGCCGCCGCGTGAACTGCTGAATGCCCTCCGCGCTACCTTGTAAAGCACCAGCCTGGTAGGCCGCAAAAAAATGGAGAATGCTGTTTTTCAGCCCCTGCACATCCTCGTAATTGTGCAGTGCTCCCCCTTTGGTCAGTTCAATGACTTTGGCCGAATCGCTGTCGCAGGGTCCAATGGCCAACAATGGGCGCCCTGAGCCCAGGTATTCGTACAACTTGCCGGGGATGATCGTCCGGGCATTGGGGGAATTGTTGATCAGCAGCAAATTCACCTGTGATTGCTGCTGGTATTTTACCGCTTCGGCGTGTGGCACAAAGTCGATGAATTCGGTATGGTTTTGCAGGCCATAGCGCTGAACGGATTCACGCACTGAAAAATCAGTAGGCCCGATCAAGCGAATTTTTAAATGGTTTTTTAATTCGGGCGCTTCGTCCAACGCGGCTTGTACTGCCTGCCAAAACACTTCGGGGTTCCGATCCTTGTTCATGGAGCCGATGTGCGCAATGGAAAAATCGGCATCCAGCACCGCAGTTTGCGCCTGGGTGAAATCGGCGTCATCAAATCCGTTGGGGATCACCGCGATGTCTTGGCGACCGCACAAGGCCACAAATTCCTCGCGCGAGCGCCAGGTAACGGCTACAACACGGGAGGCGGTTGTGAGTACTTTTTGCTCCAGGGCTTTGTGGCGGGCGTCTGCCCAGGAACTCAGGCGCAGGTCTTTGTAAAAATCGATATTGGTCCAGGGATCGCGGAAATCTGCAATCCAGGGAATGCCTGTTGCGCGGTGCACGCCCTCGGCGATCAGGTGCATGCTGTGCGGCGGTCCGGTGGAAACGATGGCATCTACCGGATGATCACGCAGGTACTTGCTCAGGTATTTGATCGAGGGTTTGATCCAAAACATGCGGGCATCGGGGATGAAAAAGTTGCCCCGAATGAACACCGATATTTTTTGGGCCAGGCTTTCTTTTTTACCCTCATTGATGAACCCGGAGTAAATCTTGTCTTCTTTTTTACGCCCCAAAAATTGCTTGTACAATTGATAAGGTTCCCAGATTGGCGTCTTGACCACTTGCAAATCGGGTGCAACTTCTTTGGCCAAACTTTCATCAAATGCAGCCGTTTCACCGTTGGAAGGGGTGTACACAATGGGTTCCCAGCCGTATTGCCGGATGTATTTGGTCATTTTGACCCAACGCATCACCCCGCCACCGCCTGCGGGAGGCCAATAGTAGGTGATCAGTAGAAATTTCTTCATGGGTAGTTGAATAGGGTGCAAGTTACTGATGCACAAGTCTATTATTTACTCAATACGGGCACCCGACTCACCTTTACCTCAAATTTTCGCGCTACGGGCACCTCTTTTTCTTCCAGGTATTCTTCCTGCCGAAAAGTTTTCACCAGTGCTACGGCAATGACGCGCAAGCGGGCATCGATGGCTTCGATGTAGTTGTCGTTGCCCATTTCAAAATTGAGTACACCCTGGGTGTAGGTATTGTGGCGTGCATACGCCGCCGGGCCATCACCCGAGTCCAGCAATTTATTCTCTTTGGCCAACACGCGGTATTTGATGTTGTTGCCTCCGCGTGGCACCGTAAAATAGCTCACCCCATCCAGGGCCAAAGAAGCCAAGGCACCGTAGGGACCGGCCAAATAGCCCAGTTTACCCGCCGCACTGACGGCATTTTTGCCCAGGGTTGCCAAACGATTGGCTTCGCTGTATTGCTTCTCGGCCTGTTCGCCAGAGCCAATCCAATAGGCCCAGGCAATGACTTCGTACGAGCGATCCGTTTCGTACTTGTTGCTGGGCAAAGTTACCGGCACTTTACTGGTTGTAGAGCCCGACCAATTGGCTTTGGCCGCAATGCGTTCGGTTTTGTCCACCAAACTTACAATGGCAGTATCCGTACGCACCAGTACCCGACGGGTTTGTTTCACCATCTGTTTTTCAAAGCGGGTATCGTTGTTTTGATACACGGTATCGAAGCGCTCGACCCATTTTACTGCCGTGACAAACGTACGGGTTTTTTCGGTTTGGGGAATGCGTTGAATGCGCACTTTAATCGTGCGGTCTTTTTTGGTATCGCTGCGAAAACGAAAACGGTACACGGCGGCTTTGGGCACCTCCAGCGTTTTTTCTTTGATGGCAGCCGTATTCAGTTCTCTGAATTTTACATTGCTGGGAAATTCGGTTATCTCCACTTCTGCCAATACCGCGCCTACACTTTCGGAAAAGCTGAACACGATTTTATCTCCCGCCGCAAAACCGTAGAACAGCTCTTGTTCTTCCTTATTGGAAAACTGCAAACTTAAGTCACATACCTCGACGGGTTTTTGACCAATCCCCAATATCGGGATTCCAAAAGTTGGAAGGAGGAGGAGGAGGAGGAAAAATAGGTTTTTCATACGTATAAAGGTTCGGGGGTTCGAGGGTTCGGGAGTTCGAGGGTTCGAAGGGCCAAAACCCCCGAACCCTCGAACTTTCGAACTCCCGAACCCTCATATTTAATCACTTTTTCCCATAAAGATACACCAACACCTTGCCCGTAGCCGCTTCACCCGAAAGTCGAAAATCGTCTTTTTCTCCACGGTATTTGCCTGCTTCGCCCGTATTGGTGGCATCGGGGGAAGCACCTTTGCGGGTTTCTGCGCCAATCAGTTTTTTGGTTCCGTAATAAAAACGGTTTTGTGTAAAGCCATCCTCGGTTAGCGCGATCTCTTTGAGGTAAACCGGGCGACGATCTTTCAGGTAGTACCATGACTCCACTTTGGGCGCTTTACAATACACCAATTGTGGCGCTTCCTGGTTGGAATACACGGTTACATCCACTTTTTCCTTTCCTTCAAAAACAAAAACCGGGCCGGTCACCCTTAAGGTATCCTTTTGGCCATCAATGCTTTTTACCAACTTTTCGATTTCAGCAATCGACTCAGGTCCAGTGATCGGAGGGGCATCCACGGTCAATAAGTCATTCGGACCAAGCTCTTTGGTTTCTGCATCAATTTTAGCCTCGTTTTTGCAGGCCATCATGCCCAGCAATACCAACAAACTCAGTAGTACAATTCTTTGGTTTTTCACTTTATCAAAATTTAAAACGATTAAACATGCTCTCAAACGCCAAGAGTGCATTGGTAATTATTTCTCCGCAGCATTTGATTGTCCCGGGGCGTTTGCGGTGTACAAAATCAGCGCGGAATTCCCGGGCACCAAAACCCCGGAATTGCGAATAACTGGCGGGTTTTTCACGTCAATTAGTTCACCATTGGCCACTACTTTCCATTCAGCCCGGGGCAAGATTACGGGATGTACCTGATCGGAACCATTGTAGATGACCGCAATCGTGTGCCAGGGGTCACCATTGGCGTGATTGGACAATAAAAAGCCGGTCAGGTTTTCCTCGGTAGTTGGGATGAATTTCAAATGCTCCCGGATCATGGCCGCTGAAGTCATTCTAAAGGCGGGATGGGCTTTGCGCAGGGCAATCAGGCCTTTGACGTAGTCAAATATTTCCTTGTACTGGTATTTCCTGGTCCAATCCAATTGATTGATTTCATCCGGTTTGTTGTAGGAGTTTTCCTCCCCTTTTTTGGTCACGACCATTTCTGTACCGGCATGTAAAAAAGGAACCCCTTGCGCCGTGAGTACCATCGTCACCGCCAGGCGATACATTTTGATTCGCTCTTCATCCAGCAGCATGGGGTTATTGATGGCCAAACGATCCCAGAGGGTGTGGTTGTCATGGCAGGAGGCGTAACTGATGGTCTGATCAGGTCCATTGGCCCAGGGGGCTTTGGAATAATTGACTTTGGAATAATCGACCTCCGGATGCCAGGTAGAAGCCACTACTCCGAATTTTACACTTTCTTTCAATCCGGCCTTACCACTGACGAAACCTTTTTCTTTGTGGGTAAATACGTGCCCGCGGATGGCATCGCGCAGATCATCGCTGAATGCAGCGATCTTGTCCAGTTTCAGGACGTTGGCTTTGATCGCCTTTTGGTCATCGGGCAAAGGCGAAGCCCCCGCCGTCCAGCCCTCTCCGTACAAAAAGATGCTTGGATCGATGGCATGAACCGCTTTGCTGATTTGGTTCATCGTTTCAATGTCATGAATGCCCATCAAATCAAAACGGAAGCCATCAACATGGTATTCTTTCACCCAATGCAGTACCGACTCAATGATGAACTTGCGCACCATCGGCCGCTCGGAAGCGGTTTCATTGCCGCAAGCCGAAGCGTCAGAAAAACCGCCTTTGTCATTTTGGCGGTAATAATAACCGGGTACCAGCTGGTTGAAATTGGATTTGTCGGTCACCCCCGTATGGTTGTACACGACATCCATCACCACCCGAATGCCACTGCTGTGCAGCGCACGCACCATTTGTTTGAACTCCTTGATGCGGGTAGCTCCATCCTCGGGATTGCTGCTGTAGCTGCCTTCGGGCACATTGTAATTTTGGGGATCATAGCCCCAGTTGAATTGTGGTTCATCGAGCCGGGATTCATCCACCGACATATAATCGAACACTGGTAAAAGATGTACATGGGTAATGCCCAATTCTTTGAGGTGTTCCAATCCGGTAAACTGCCCTTCGGGATTGCGGGTTTTTTCTTCGGTAAGGCCGAGGTATTTTCCCTTATTGGTAATCCCCGCAGAAGGATGAGTCGACAAGTCGCGCAAGTGCAACTCGTATAAAAT includes these proteins:
- a CDS encoding SUMF1/EgtB/PvdO family nonheme iron enzyme — protein: MMQNNPTLTFVTSLACIIFLWVNKASAQNDALTLLTESLKKNVIAIRANFEEDGDEKGFGFIVGEQNNLLYVVTAAHVVRGVDKDKNARSIRLKFYTDLRWYEASFVYHWDKEDLALLELAKPAALTNWRRDCADLQPRIYQKVRFIGQHGNEPNWVDPGLDGNIFQDNDPELNFAIGTIRPGTSGAPLITARGIVGMITKDDMGSSTALKLTQIQKLLSGGGQYSYFGLQGLGASTPPINPSTQNQPVVENAAEEDEYGLIRVKGGTFTMGCTTEQGSDCEGDEKPSHQVTVNDFSIGKHEVTQAQWRAVMGSDPPELDFKGCDQCPVERVSWNDVQEFLRKLNSKTGKQYRLPTEAEWEYAARGGNQSRGYKYAGGNLLIEVAWFTENSDSKTHLVAQKKANELGLYDMSGNVWEWCQDRYGENYSRRAQTNPTGAALGSYRIYRGGGWGFYAGRCRVSFRHRDVPTFRSNGLGFRLAL
- a CDS encoding LytR/AlgR family response regulator transcription factor codes for the protein MKVVIVEDEELAAEGLILALQRLEATAEVVAVLDSVRAAVAWFNNNPRPDLAFFDIQLADGLSFAIFEQYNITCPVIFTTAYDEYALRAFKVNSIDYLLKPFESADLQKALEKWRLLKGETSTDLPANAELMRRLMQQMTQQIRQEPYKSRFMVKIGDNLISVNSQDIDYLYSENKIVWLRHQNGRKYLIDYTLEQLEDLLDPTLFYRINRKYIIAIGAIKSVAAYTNSRLKVLLKEPPDKEDILISRERVESFKGWMGK
- a CDS encoding glycosyltransferase family 4 protein — protein: MKKFLLITYYWPPAGGGGVMRWVKMTKYIRQYGWEPIVYTPSNGETAAFDESLAKEVAPDLQVVKTPIWEPYQLYKQFLGRKKEDKIYSGFINEGKKESLAQKISVFIRGNFFIPDARMFWIKPSIKYLSKYLRDHPVDAIVSTGPPHSMHLIAEGVHRATGIPWIADFRDPWTNIDFYKDLRLSSWADARHKALEQKVLTTASRVVAVTWRSREEFVALCGRQDIAVIPNGFDDADFTQAQTAVLDADFSIAHIGSMNKDRNPEVFWQAVQAALDEAPELKNHLKIRLIGPTDFSVRESVQRYGLQNHTEFIDFVPHAEAVKYQQQSQVNLLLINNSPNARTIIPGKLYEYLGSGRPLLAIGPCDSDSAKVIELTKGGALHNYEDVQGLKNSILHFFAAYQAGALQGSAEGIQQFTRRHLAGEFAGLLSEVSSALGKV
- a CDS encoding glycoside hydrolase family 3 protein, with amino-acid sequence MRIFSLLLCLFSLHHGYGQKWTETKQGDIVIIKNQGGKTLGYTSNSGVKILTIQGFAFKDLNKNQQLDPYEDWRLPMEKRIQDLVSKMSIQEKVGFMLISTSRMAGDGAFEPGAPRAEISSGFNEKDQVQTQNMFSRKPLAYPMLMAAGTTKGVMQNHLRHFILRANTSAKNMAEWANNLQSLSESSRLGIPSIVASNPRNHITVDNSVGVSVGTTVFSKWPGELGLAAMRDLKLTREFAEIAAKEWHAVGLRKGYQYMADLATEPRWQRIEGTFGENADWVAKMTTQIVLGFQGKKLGAQSVALTTKHFPGGGPQVDGQDPHFEWGQDQHYPGGMFEYHLKPFKAAIKAGTSSIMPYYAKPVGTQYEEVGFAYSKAIIHDLLRVKLGFKGIVNSDTGPIDLMPWGVGNLSIPERYQKAILAGVDLFSGTADPTLLLEAVQKGLVSETRINESIARLLREKFTLELFENPYVDAGAATALVGNPGFQQRGDLAMRKSIVLLRNDLQLLPLTGRKKVYVETYYDNGRAPSPHNVMMPAQHNWPVEFVKTKEEADVVVLWLTPVYSVGGLFGAKNEPIDLRLSKNRIDVNYVNALSSSKPTVLCINYTCPWVIDEIDKGNAKTIIATFGTSSDALMDVVTGLFNPSGKMPFTTPISQKAAEENQSDVPGYLKPKGYALFKFGDGLRY
- a CDS encoding NADP-dependent malic enzyme; the encoded protein is MSAKKTLKEEALYYHAKGRPGKIEVIPTKETATQRDLTLAYSPGVADPCLEIAANPEDVYKYTAKGNLVAVISNGTAVLGLGDIGPAAGKPVMEGKGLLFKIYADIDVFDLELDTKNVDEFVRTVKILEPTFGGVNLEDISAPECFEIEERLKAELNIPVMHDDQHGTAIISAAALLNALEIVNKDIAKAKIVVNGAGASAISCSKLYHSLGAKKENIFMFDSKGLIHPSRTNLDGKKIEFANNNAPAETTLTEALTGADVFIGLSKGDVLKQDMVKVMAKDCIVFAMANPTPEIAYDEAMAARKDIIFATGRSDYPNQVNNVLGFPYIFRGALDVRSKVINEEMKLAAVRALADLAKKPVPDIVNMAYGKDNLIFGREYIIPKPVDPRLLTTVAPAVARAAMETGVAKFPILDWDAYETQLSKRLGLDNTLTKAITNKARQNPKRVVLADAENLAVLKAAQQVRQENIATPILLGNVKRIKQLILDNHLDLAQVEIIDPMSPQNAEEKARLERYGDMLFEKRKRKGFNKTEAHDIMRRRTYYACMMVESGEADAMIGGMTRNYPDTLRPALHAVGRQEGVKKVAGMYILMSRFGPLFLADTTVNFNPTAEEIVEIAELVAKEVEKFNIKPRIALLTYSNFGSADGEDAIKMRKAVEMLKAKHPKMIVDGEMQAHLPFDTELLRENHPFCDLGKEGANILLFPNLSASNIAYNLVKEVAAIEKIGPVLLGLKKPVHVLQLGSTTREIANMIAISVVEAQMIK